Proteins encoded by one window of Paenibacillus urinalis:
- a CDS encoding helix-turn-helix domain-containing protein: MERNESSLSYPYELMNEQRHALEQLNVDFCWGNYGIRVVQFHLITFPAGKIIEFHKHSNEYEFHFIPRGKGKVILEEQEYKLSEGMMYLTGPHVMHYQEAAPDEAMEELCLRIEIVPLRPAATYKDSSMEQGYWSTGIQEEYKEAEACISQLSSLPKIPTTDRFKAMECFLTAYTAWYRNEPGLFTLMKQAVINIMLRTARAYFPQPGRSLPSRDMGRHRYLLAEQFMKDNYMEPLTVEVVADRIHLSARQLQRILKEYGGGTFTEMLESIRLSHICKRLTTSDSTMDEIAEETGYSSANYLHAVFKRVYSMTPMEYRKTMRIRKLHANTEITSAPAAYTYSERESSLL, translated from the coding sequence ATGGAACGGAATGAATCCAGCCTGTCTTACCCCTATGAACTTATGAATGAACAACGCCATGCACTGGAGCAGCTGAATGTAGACTTTTGCTGGGGAAATTACGGGATCCGGGTCGTTCAGTTCCATCTGATCACCTTTCCGGCGGGTAAGATCATTGAGTTTCATAAGCATTCAAACGAGTATGAATTTCATTTTATCCCAAGAGGTAAGGGCAAGGTTATTCTCGAGGAGCAGGAATACAAGCTGTCGGAAGGAATGATGTATCTAACGGGCCCTCACGTAATGCATTATCAGGAAGCCGCTCCTGATGAGGCCATGGAGGAGCTGTGTCTTCGAATTGAAATTGTTCCGCTTCGGCCAGCTGCTACATACAAGGATTCCTCTATGGAACAAGGCTATTGGAGTACGGGAATTCAGGAAGAATACAAAGAGGCCGAAGCTTGTATAAGTCAGCTAAGCTCGCTTCCCAAGATCCCGACGACGGATCGGTTTAAAGCGATGGAATGCTTTCTTACCGCCTATACTGCTTGGTATCGGAATGAACCCGGATTATTTACGCTCATGAAGCAAGCCGTTATTAATATTATGCTTCGTACCGCCAGAGCCTATTTTCCTCAGCCTGGACGTTCACTCCCCTCCAGAGATATGGGACGCCATCGGTACCTGCTAGCCGAACAATTTATGAAGGATAACTACATGGAGCCGCTCACCGTGGAAGTCGTTGCAGATCGGATACATCTTAGCGCCCGTCAGCTGCAGCGAATATTGAAGGAATACGGTGGAGGCACCTTTACCGAGATGCTGGAATCCATTCGGTTGTCTCATATCTGCAAGCGGCTGACCACAAGCGACAGTACGATGGATGAGATTGCAGAGGAAACCGGTTATTCCAGTGCTAATTATCTCCACGCTGTATTTAAGCGAGTTTACAGTATGACACCCATGGAATACCGTAAAACCATGAGAATCAGGAAGCTGCATGCCAATACGGAGATAACTTCTGCTCCAGCAGCTTACACATATTCCGAGCGGGAAAGCTCGCTCCTATAA
- a CDS encoding flavin reductase family protein, with amino-acid sequence MVSINPSEQSERENYKLLTGSIIPRPVAFVTTLSKDGVLNAAPYSYFNIVTSNPPMISISVQRKDGQMKDTARNANERGEFVVHISDETYIEEINKTAANLPENESEIALTNLTLADSVQIEVPGIAESRIRMECVLEHSISLGGEKNLPGCDLLIGRVVHFHVDDELYYEGKIRMKDLRPVSRLAGNDYSKLGEFFSLQRPE; translated from the coding sequence ATGGTATCCATTAATCCTAGTGAGCAGAGTGAACGTGAGAATTATAAATTACTGACAGGCAGCATTATTCCGCGGCCGGTTGCTTTTGTTACGACATTATCCAAGGATGGTGTGCTGAATGCTGCTCCGTACAGCTATTTTAATATCGTCACATCCAATCCACCCATGATATCCATCTCCGTGCAGCGCAAGGACGGTCAGATGAAGGATACGGCCCGTAATGCCAATGAACGTGGAGAATTTGTTGTACATATTTCAGATGAGACATACATCGAGGAAATTAACAAGACAGCGGCTAATCTGCCTGAGAATGAGAGTGAGATCGCTCTGACGAATTTGACCCTCGCAGATAGCGTTCAGATCGAAGTTCCTGGCATTGCGGAGTCCAGAATACGGATGGAGTGCGTGCTGGAGCATTCCATATCTCTCGGTGGGGAGAAGAATCTGCCCGGATGCGATCTGTTGATTGGACGAGTCGTACATTTTCATGTAGATGATGAGCTCTATTATGAGGGTAAGATTCGGATGAAGGATTTGCGCCCGGTATCAAGATTAGCAGGCAATGATTACAGCAAATTGGGAGAGTTCTTCTCATTGCAGCGGCCTGAATAA